TCGGCTACGCCGACGCGTCCCGCGCCGGTGACCTCGGTACGGTCGCTCTCAAGGTCGGCGACGAGTACGTGCCGTTCTCGGCAGAGGCCGCCGCGAAGGTCGTCGACGCTTCCCCGCGCACGGAAGACTCGACGGACAAGCGTCTTGTCGTCGAGCTCGACCGCACCACCACCGAGTCGGGCGCCTACCCGCTCGTTCTCATCTCGTACTCGATCGCGTGCTCGCAGTACGAGGACGAGGCTGACGCCGCCAACGTCAAGGCGTTCCTCAGCTACGTCGCCAGCGCGGAGGGCCAGGACGTGGTCGCCGCGGCCGACGTCGCAGGCTCCGCCCCGATCTCGGACGACCTGCGTGCCGAGGCACAGGCTGCGATCGACTCGATCAGCACCGTCGGCTGACACCCGAGGGCCGCACCGGGACCTGTCCCGATGCGGCCCGTGTCGTTGGACCCGTTCCACACCTCACCATCGACGGAGAACCAGTGGCCGTACTGAGCCCCACCCGGGCTGACAAGCAGCTCAACGAGAGAGAGCCGGACGTGAAGCGCAACAAGGGCGGGATCGCCGGGCGCATCTTCCAGTACCTCTCCGTCGGCGCAGGTCTGACGATCCTTCTGACACTGGCAGCCGTGGCCGTCTTCCTCGTCGTCCGTGCCTGGCCGGCGCTGACCGCGAGCCCCGAGGAGCTCCAAGAGATCTCGTGGTTCAGCGGGAGCTCGCTCCTCGGGTATGTCGGGCCGCTGATCTTCGGCACCCTGCTCGCGTCGATCCTCGCCCTCCTCATCGCCGTGCCGCTCTCGATGGGCATCGCGCTCTTCATCTCGCACTACGCTCCACGCTCGCTCGCGCAGGCTCTCGGCTACGTCATCGACCTGCTCGCGGCGATCCCGTCGGTCGTCTACGGGCTGTGGGGCGCGCTGTGGCTCGCGCCGACGCTCGACCCGATCTTCCAGTGGATGACCGACTTCCTCGGCTTCATCCCGCTCTTCGCGGGGTATCAGCCGCCAGCGAAGAACGTGCTGACAGCCTCGGTCGTCCTGGCCGTCATGATCCTCCCGATCATCACCGCAGTCGCCCGTGAGGTCTTCCTCCAGACTCCGCGACTGCACGAGGAAGCCGCGCTCGCCCTCGGCGCGACGCGCTGGGAGATGGTTCGCACGGCCGTCATCCCGTTCGGGCGGTCCGGCGTCATCAGCGCCTCGATGCTCGGCCTGGGCCGCGCGCTCGGCGAGACGATGGCGGTGCTCATGATCCTGTCCCCGGGAGCCCTGTACTCGTTCTTCCTGCTCAAGCCAGGGCAGCACCAGACGATCGCTGCGAACATCGCGTCGAAGTTCCCGGAAGCGTCCGGGCTGTCCGTCAGCGCACTCATCGCGACCGGCCTCGCGCTGTTCGTGATCACGCTTGCCGTCAACATGTTCGCCCGGTGGATCATCTCTCGCCGCAGCGAATTCTCTGGAGCCAACTGATGACGACCACGACCGTCGATCCCGCCACCGGGACGCAGACCCTAGCTCGTCGGAAGCTCGCGTCGTGGGCGCCCTGGGCATTCGCTGCCGGTGCTCTCGTCCTCGCGTTCCTCCTCGTCCTCGTGCTGGGTACACCGACCTTTGCGTCAGTCGGGGCGCTCGCCATCGTGCTCTACGCAGTCGGGCTGACCCTGACGTCACGGATCGTCGAGGGCGAGCGCCAGGCCACGGACCGGCTGGCGACGACGCTCATCACGCTCGCGTTCGGGGTCGCCCTCATCCCTCTCGTGTCGCTGCTCTGGACGGTCGTCGTCGAGGGGTCGAAGCGATTCAGCCCGACGTTCCTCAACACGAACATGGTCGGGGTCTTCGGGGACATGACCGAGGGCGGTGTTTACCACGCGATCATGGGGACCCTGCTCATCACGGTCGCCGCGGCAGTGATCTCGGTGCCGATCGGCATCCTCACCGCGATCTACCTCGTCGAGTACGGGCAGGGGCACCTCGCCCGGAGCATCACGTTCCTCGTCGACGTCATGACCGGCATCCCGTCGATCGTCGCGGGCCTCTTCGCGTTCACGCTCTTCACCTGGGTTTTCGGCCCGGCCTACCGATCGGGCCTCATGGGTGCCGCAGCGCTCTCGGTGCTCATGATCCCTGTGGTCATCCGGTCGTGCGAAGAGATGCTGCGGCTCGTGCCGAACGAGCTCCGGGAAGCGGCGTACGCGCTCGGTGTCCCGAAGTACCTGACGATCATCAAGGTCGTCCTGCGCACAGCAGTCGCCGGTATCGTCACCGGCGTGATGCTCGCAGTCGCTCGTGTCATCGGTGAGACCGCTCCCTTGCTGCTCACCGTCGGTATCGTCACGAACGTCAACTGGGACCTCTTCGACGGTCGGATGG
This sequence is a window from Sanguibacter antarcticus. Protein-coding genes within it:
- the pstC gene encoding phosphate ABC transporter permease subunit PstC, which gives rise to MAVLSPTRADKQLNEREPDVKRNKGGIAGRIFQYLSVGAGLTILLTLAAVAVFLVVRAWPALTASPEELQEISWFSGSSLLGYVGPLIFGTLLASILALLIAVPLSMGIALFISHYAPRSLAQALGYVIDLLAAIPSVVYGLWGALWLAPTLDPIFQWMTDFLGFIPLFAGYQPPAKNVLTASVVLAVMILPIITAVAREVFLQTPRLHEEAALALGATRWEMVRTAVIPFGRSGVISASMLGLGRALGETMAVLMILSPGALYSFFLLKPGQHQTIAANIASKFPEASGLSVSALIATGLALFVITLAVNMFARWIISRRSEFSGAN
- the pstA gene encoding phosphate ABC transporter permease PstA; the protein is MTTTTVDPATGTQTLARRKLASWAPWAFAAGALVLAFLLVLVLGTPTFASVGALAIVLYAVGLTLTSRIVEGERQATDRLATTLITLAFGVALIPLVSLLWTVVVEGSKRFSPTFLNTNMVGVFGDMTEGGVYHAIMGTLLITVAAAVISVPIGILTAIYLVEYGQGHLARSITFLVDVMTGIPSIVAGLFAFTLFTWVFGPAYRSGLMGAAALSVLMIPVVIRSCEEMLRLVPNELREAAYALGVPKYLTIIKVVLRTAVAGIVTGVMLAVARVIGETAPLLLTVGIVTNVNWDLFDGRMATLPVYAYRQYSQGGIGVERAWAAALTLIAIVMILNIVARLVSRYFSPKAIR